A window of the Streptococcus sp. 116-D4 genome harbors these coding sequences:
- a CDS encoding lactonase family protein has translation MKETVYFGTYTRRTSQGIYKADFDTETGQLANLELFAPEPSPTYLAFDQKQHLYTVGSQDDKGGIAAYQTNGTLLNHVVEEGAPHCYVAVDEKRDLVYAANYHKGQVLVYKRQKDGSLLLSDVDQHSGQGPHENQASPHVHYTDLTPDHYLVTCDLGTDQVVTYDLDQEGKLSKLYTYNSIPGAGSRHIVFHNHYKIAYLICELNSTIEVLIYDGVGEFERMQVISTLPDGYEGFNGTAAIRLSKDGKYLYASNRGHDSIAVYTILADGSLELLEIVPTHGQTPRDFDLTPDQEFLISVHQDSDNATVFKRNPETGRLAELSNDFHVPEAVCISFAP, from the coding sequence ATGAAAGAAACTGTTTATTTTGGAACTTATACACGACGTACTTCTCAGGGGATTTACAAGGCTGACTTTGATACAGAAACTGGTCAGCTTGCAAATCTAGAACTTTTTGCTCCTGAACCAAGTCCAACCTATCTTGCTTTTGACCAGAAGCAACATCTATACACCGTTGGTAGTCAAGATGATAAGGGAGGAATTGCAGCTTATCAAACTAACGGGACTTTATTAAATCATGTCGTTGAAGAAGGAGCTCCCCACTGTTATGTTGCTGTTGATGAAAAGCGTGATTTGGTCTATGCAGCCAACTACCATAAAGGACAGGTCCTTGTTTATAAACGGCAGAAAGATGGTAGTCTTCTACTTAGTGATGTTGATCAACATAGTGGCCAAGGTCCACATGAAAATCAAGCTTCCCCCCATGTTCACTATACAGACTTAACACCTGACCACTATCTAGTGACTTGTGACTTAGGAACTGACCAAGTTGTCACTTATGACCTTGATCAAGAAGGCAAATTATCTAAACTCTATACTTACAATAGTATTCCTGGTGCTGGTTCTCGTCATATCGTTTTCCATAACCACTATAAAATCGCTTATCTGATTTGTGAACTCAATAGCACTATCGAGGTTCTAATCTACGATGGTGTTGGCGAATTTGAACGCATGCAAGTCATTTCAACTCTACCTGACGGTTATGAAGGCTTTAATGGTACTGCTGCTATTCGTCTCTCTAAAGATGGTAAATACCTCTACGCCTCTAACCGTGGTCATGATTCTATCGCAGTATATACAATTCTTGCGGACGGTAGCTTAGAGTTATTAGAAATCGTTCCAACACATGGTCAGACTCCACGTGATTTTGATTTGACACCAGACCAAGAATTCCTCATCTCTGTTCACCAAGACTCTGACAATGCAACCGTCTTTAAACGCAATCCTGAAACTGGTCGTCTAGCCGAACTTTCTAACGACTTTCATGTTCCTGAAGCTGTCTGCATCAGTTTTGCTCCTTAA
- a CDS encoding F0F1 ATP synthase subunit C, with amino-acid sequence MNLTYFGLCLACMGVSLAEGFLMNGLLKSAARQPDIISELRSLMIMGIAFIEGTFLITLVFSFIIK; translated from the coding sequence ATGAATTTAACATATTTTGGTCTATGTCTTGCCTGTATGGGTGTGTCCCTTGCGGAAGGATTTTTGATGAACGGTTTGCTTAAATCTGCAGCTCGCCAACCAGACATTATTTCTGAATTGCGTAGCTTGATGATTATGGGGATTGCCTTTATTGAAGGAACGTTCTTGATTACCCTCGTCTTCTCATTTATCATCAAATAG
- the atpB gene encoding F0F1 ATP synthase subunit A, with the protein MEESINPTISIGPVTFDLTMLAMTLLIVGVIFGFIYWASRNMTLKPKGKQNVLEYFYDFVIGFTEPNIGKHYMKDYSLFFFALFLFMVLANNLGLMAKIQSTDGTNLWTSPTANIQYDLALSFGVILLTHIEGIRRRGVKKYLKAYVTPGFMTPMNILEEFTNFLSLALRVFGNIFAGEVMASLLITLSHQALYWYPVAFGANLAWTAFSVFISCIQAYVFTMLSSMYLGNKINDEEE; encoded by the coding sequence ATGGAAGAAAGTATTAATCCAACCATCTCTATTGGTCCTGTTACCTTTGATTTGACCATGTTAGCCATGACCTTGTTGATTGTGGGAGTTATTTTTGGCTTTATTTATTGGGCGAGTCGCAATATGACCTTGAAACCCAAAGGAAAGCAAAATGTACTTGAGTATTTCTATGACTTCGTTATTGGATTTACAGAACCTAACATTGGTAAGCACTACATGAAAGACTACTCGCTCTTTTTCTTTGCTCTTTTTCTATTTATGGTACTGGCAAATAACCTCGGTTTGATGGCTAAGATACAGTCTACAGATGGAACCAACCTTTGGACATCTCCAACTGCAAATATACAGTATGACTTAGCCTTATCCTTTGGTGTTATTTTATTGACACACATCGAGGGTATTCGTCGTCGTGGGGTAAAAAAATATCTAAAAGCCTATGTCACACCTGGCTTCATGACCCCCATGAACATCTTAGAAGAGTTTACCAACTTTTTATCACTTGCCTTGCGGGTGTTTGGGAATATTTTTGCAGGAGAGGTGATGGCTAGTTTGCTAATCACTCTGTCTCATCAAGCTTTATATTGGTATCCAGTTGCTTTTGGTGCTAACTTGGCTTGGACAGCCTTTTCTGTATTTATTTCCTGCATCCAAGCCTATGTGTTTACTATGTTGTCTTCTATGTACCTAGGAAATAAGATAAATGATGAAGAAGAGTAG
- the atpA gene encoding F0F1 ATP synthase subunit alpha, which translates to MAINAQEISALIKQQIENFKPNFDVTETGVVTYIGDGIARAHGLENAMSGELLIFENGSYGMAQNLESTDVGIIILGDFTDIREGDTIRRTGKIMEVPVGESLIGRVVDPLGRPVDGLGEIHTDKTRPVEAPAPGVMQRKSVSEPLQTGLKAIDALVPIGRGQRELIIGDRQTGKTTIAIDTILNQKDQDMICIYVAIGQKESTVRTQVETLRQYGALDYTIVVTASASQPSPLLFLAPYAGVAMGEEFMYQGKHVLIVYDDLSKQAVAYRELSLLLRRPPGREAFPGDVFYLHSRLLERSAKVSDELGGGSITALPFIETQAGDISAYIATNVISITDGQIFLGDGLFNAGIRPAIDAGSSVSRVGGSAQIKAMKKVAGTLRIDLASYRELEAFTKFGSDLDAATQAKLNRGRRTVEVLKQPVHKPLPVEKQVTILYALTHGFLDTVPVDDIVRFEEEFHAFFDARHPEILETIRDTKDLPEEAVLDAAITEFLNQSSFQ; encoded by the coding sequence TTGGCAATTAACGCACAAGAAATCAGCGCTTTAATTAAGCAACAAATTGAAAATTTCAAACCCAATTTTGATGTGACTGAAACAGGTGTTGTAACCTATATCGGGGATGGTATCGCGCGTGCTCATGGCCTTGAAAATGCCATGAGTGGAGAGCTATTGATTTTTGAAAACGGCTCTTATGGTATGGCTCAAAACTTGGAGTCAACAGACGTTGGTATTATCATCCTAGGTGACTTTACAGATATCCGTGAAGGCGATACAATCCGCCGTACAGGTAAAATCATGGAAGTCCCAGTAGGTGAAAGTCTCATTGGTCGTGTTGTGGACCCGCTTGGTCGTCCAGTTGACGGTCTTGGAGAAATCCACACAGATAAAACTCGTCCAGTAGAAGCGCCAGCTCCTGGTGTTATGCAACGTAAGTCTGTATCAGAACCATTGCAAACTGGTTTGAAAGCTATTGACGCTCTTGTACCGATTGGTCGTGGTCAACGTGAGTTGATTATTGGTGACCGTCAGACAGGGAAAACAACCATTGCGATTGATACAATCTTGAACCAAAAAGATCAAGATATGATTTGTATCTATGTTGCGATTGGACAAAAAGAATCAACAGTTCGTACGCAAGTAGAAACACTACGTCAGTACGGCGCCTTGGACTACACAATCGTTGTGACAGCTTCTGCTTCACAACCATCTCCATTGCTTTTCCTAGCTCCTTATGCTGGGGTTGCCATGGGGGAAGAATTTATGTACCAAGGGAAGCATGTTTTGATTGTTTATGATGATCTTTCAAAACAAGCGGTAGCTTATCGTGAACTGTCACTCTTGCTTCGTCGTCCTCCAGGCCGTGAAGCCTTCCCAGGGGATGTTTTCTACCTTCACAGCCGTTTGCTTGAGCGCTCAGCTAAGGTTTCTGACGAACTTGGTGGTGGATCTATTACAGCCCTACCATTTATCGAGACACAAGCAGGAGATATCTCTGCCTATATCGCAACCAACGTGATTTCAATCACTGATGGACAAATCTTCCTTGGTGATGGTCTTTTCAATGCAGGTATTCGTCCAGCCATTGATGCGGGTTCATCTGTATCTCGTGTAGGTGGTTCTGCACAAATCAAAGCCATGAAAAAGGTTGCTGGTACACTTCGTATCGACCTTGCTTCATACCGTGAGTTGGAAGCCTTCACTAAGTTTGGTTCTGACTTGGATGCGGCAACACAGGCTAAGTTGAACCGTGGCCGTCGTACAGTTGAAGTTTTGAAACAACCTGTTCACAAACCGCTACCTGTTGAGAAACAAGTAACTATTCTCTATGCTTTGACACATGGTTTCTTGGATACTGTTCCAGTAGATGATATTGTTCGTTTCGAGGAAGAGTTCCATGCCTTCTTTGACGCTCGACATCCAGAGATTTTAGAAACCATTCGTGATACAAAAGACTTGCCAGAAGAAGCAGTCTTGGATGCTGCGATTACAGAGTTTCTCAATCAGAGCAGCTTCCAATAA
- a CDS encoding peptide ABC transporter substrate-binding protein produces MKKRIFLATGVAVLSTAVLAACSSVNANKEANKPVTYAYVFSSDPSTLDYTVSGNVSTKQVTGNVIDGLLENDQYGNLVPSVAEDWTVSKDGSTYTYKIRQGVKWYTNEGEEYGEVKAQDFVTGLKHAADKKSQALYLVQDSIKGLDDYVNGKTTDFSTVGVKATDDYTVVYTLNHPESFWNSKTTMGVLAPVNEDFLASKGDDFGKPTDVTSILYNGPFLLKGLTSKSSIEMTKNQNYWDKQNVFIDDIKLSFFDGQDADSLGRGFDEGHYPAAPLFKNSANYERLKEKYKDNIVYGQQRGGVFYMSTNIDRVSYNHTAKTSDVEKSSTKKALLNKDFRQALAFAVDRKAGISQVFGDEVGPRKLRTSFTPPTFVQVGDQTFGQVTKTELDKLDNVWKDVSLDDAQDSLHNVDKAKAKFEAAKKTLQADGVQFPIHLDLPISSSNPDFIRQVQSYKQSIEEALGSDNVVVDIQQVSDDELASMTTLATSNANTDWDINAVSGWSPDFADPSTYLDVFDPTSGPSLLGTLGVAPGTDNPAIKTVGLDKYKELIDDANSEKTDLQKRYSKYAKAQAWLTDSALVIPVHSDGAQMLVTKKVLGTGAGGWVGDKTSENSYKYLKIQDKIVTTKEMDEFRKKFADEKAKSNADYQKNLDRHIQD; encoded by the coding sequence ATGAAAAAACGTATTTTCTTAGCAACAGGAGTTGCTGTACTCTCAACAGCTGTTCTAGCAGCGTGTTCATCTGTTAATGCTAATAAAGAAGCAAATAAACCAGTTACTTATGCCTATGTATTTTCATCAGATCCTTCGACTCTGGATTATACAGTTTCTGGAAATGTCAGCACTAAACAGGTCACAGGTAACGTTATTGACGGTTTGCTTGAAAATGACCAATATGGGAATCTAGTACCATCAGTTGCAGAAGATTGGACTGTTTCCAAAGATGGTTCGACCTATACCTATAAAATCCGTCAGGGTGTCAAGTGGTATACCAATGAGGGAGAGGAGTATGGTGAAGTTAAGGCTCAGGATTTTGTAACTGGTCTTAAGCACGCGGCTGATAAAAAATCACAGGCTCTCTATTTGGTACAGGATTCTATCAAAGGATTGGATGACTATGTAAATGGGAAAACAACAGATTTCTCAACCGTAGGCGTGAAAGCAACAGATGATTATACTGTTGTTTATACTTTGAATCATCCAGAATCTTTCTGGAATTCAAAAACGACAATGGGAGTCCTTGCACCAGTCAATGAAGACTTTTTAGCTTCTAAAGGAGATGATTTTGGTAAGCCAACGGATGTAACGAGCATTCTATACAATGGGCCTTTTCTCCTCAAAGGTCTTACATCTAAGTCTTCTATAGAAATGACCAAAAACCAAAACTATTGGGATAAACAAAATGTCTTTATTGATGATATCAAGTTATCCTTCTTTGATGGTCAAGATGCAGACTCTCTAGGACGCGGTTTTGATGAGGGACATTATCCAGCTGCTCCACTCTTTAAAAACTCTGCCAACTATGAACGTTTAAAAGAAAAATATAAGGATAATATTGTATATGGTCAACAAAGAGGTGGCGTATTCTATATGTCTACTAATATTGATCGTGTGTCATACAATCATACTGCTAAAACAAGTGATGTAGAAAAATCCTCTACTAAGAAAGCACTTTTAAACAAAGATTTCCGTCAAGCCTTGGCTTTTGCGGTAGATCGTAAAGCAGGGATCTCTCAAGTATTTGGTGATGAAGTAGGACCTCGTAAGTTACGTACAAGTTTTACTCCTCCAACATTTGTACAAGTAGGAGATCAAACATTTGGTCAAGTTACTAAGACAGAATTGGATAAATTGGATAATGTCTGGAAAGATGTCAGTCTTGATGATGCCCAAGATTCACTTCATAATGTAGACAAGGCTAAGGCTAAGTTTGAAGCTGCTAAGAAAACTCTTCAAGCTGATGGAGTACAGTTCCCAATTCATTTAGATTTGCCAATTTCTTCATCAAATCCAGATTTTATTCGTCAGGTTCAGTCTTATAAACAATCTATTGAGGAAGCGTTAGGCTCTGACAATGTAGTTGTTGATATTCAACAAGTTTCTGACGATGAATTGGCAAGTATGACTACTCTAGCTACTTCCAATGCAAATACTGACTGGGATATTAATGCAGTTAGTGGTTGGAGTCCAGACTTTGCTGATCCATCGACTTATCTAGATGTATTTGATCCAACTTCAGGTCCAAGTCTCCTCGGCACTCTTGGTGTAGCACCAGGAACAGACAATCCAGCCATTAAAACAGTTGGATTAGATAAATACAAAGAATTGATTGATGATGCAAATAGTGAAAAAACAGATCTGCAAAAACGTTATTCTAAATATGCAAAAGCTCAAGCTTGGTTAACAGACAGTGCCTTGGTTATTCCTGTACACTCAGACGGTGCCCAAATGCTAGTAACGAAGAAAGTTCTAGGTACTGGTGCCGGTGGTTGGGTAGGTGATAAGACCAGTGAAAATAGCTACAAGTATCTGAAAATTCAAGATAAGATAGTCACTACTAAAGAAATGGATGAGTTCCGTAAGAAATTTGCTGATGAAAAAGCCAAATCAAATGCTGATTATCAGAAGAACTTAGACCGTCATATTCAAGACTAA
- a CDS encoding F0F1 ATP synthase subunit epsilon has translation MAQLTVQIVTPDGLVYDHHASYVSVRTLDGEMGILPRHENMIAVLAVDEVKVKRIDNEDNVNWIAVNGGVVEIANDTITIVADSAERARDIDISRAERAKLRAEREIEEAQDKHLIDQERRAKIALQRAINRINVGNRL, from the coding sequence ATGGCTCAGTTAACTGTCCAGATCGTGACACCAGATGGTCTCGTCTATGATCACCATGCCAGCTATGTATCAGTTCGAACTCTGGATGGTGAGATGGGGATCTTGCCACGACATGAAAATATGATTGCGGTTTTAGCAGTTGATGAAGTAAAGGTAAAACGTATTGATAATGAAGATAACGTGAACTGGATTGCAGTAAACGGAGGCGTTGTTGAAATTGCCAATGATACCATTACAATCGTTGCTGATTCTGCGGAACGTGCTCGTGATATCGATATCAGTCGCGCAGAACGTGCCAAACTTCGAGCAGAGCGTGAAATTGAAGAAGCACAAGACAAACACTTGATTGACCAAGAACGTCGTGCTAAGATTGCTTTGCAACGTGCCATTAACCGTATTAATGTCGGAAATAGACTATAA
- a CDS encoding F0F1 ATP synthase subunit delta — protein MDKKTVKVIEKYSMPFVQLVLEKGEEDRVFSDLTQIKQVAEETGLPSFLKKVAVDEYDKEKTISFFQDSVSLLLQNFIQVLIYNHRANLFYDILVDCLNRLEKETNRFEVTITSAHPLTDEQKSRLLPLIEKKMSLKVRNVQERIDESLIGGFAIFANHKTIDASIKQQLKVVKENLK, from the coding sequence ATGGATAAAAAGACAGTAAAGGTAATTGAAAAATACAGCATGCCTTTTGTCCAATTGGTACTTGAAAAGGGAGAAGAAGACCGTGTTTTTTCAGACTTGACTCAAATCAAGCAAGTTGCTGAAGAAACAGGTTTACCTTCTTTTTTAAAAAAAGTGGCAGTAGACGAGTATGATAAGGAAAAAACAATCTCTTTCTTTCAAGACTCTGTGTCGCTTTTATTGCAAAACTTCATTCAGGTTCTTATCTACAACCACAGAGCAAATCTTTTTTATGATATTCTTGTGGATTGTTTGAACCGACTTGAGAAAGAAACAAATCGATTTGAAGTGACGATTACTTCTGCTCATCCTTTAACAGATGAACAAAAGAGTCGCTTACTCCCCTTGATTGAGAAAAAAATGTCTCTTAAAGTAAGGAATGTACAAGAACGAATCGATGAAAGTCTCATTGGTGGTTTTGCCATTTTTGCCAATCACAAGACAATTGATGCGAGTATTAAACAACAACTTAAAGTTGTTAAAGAAAATTTGAAATAG
- a CDS encoding F0F1 ATP synthase subunit gamma yields MAVSLNDIKTKIASTKNTSQITNAMQMVSAAKLGRSEEAARNFQVYAQKVRKLLTDILHGNGAGSSTNPMLISRPVKKTGYIVITSDRGLVGGYNSSILKAVMELKEEYHPDGKGFEMICIGGMGADFFKARGIQPLYELRGLADQPSFDEVRKIISKTVEMYQNELFDELYVCYNHHVNTLTSQMRVEQMLPIVDLDPNEADEDYSLTFELETSREEILEQLLPQFAESMIYGAIIDAKTAENAAGMTAMQTATDNAKKVINDLTIQYNRARQAAITQEITEIVAGASALE; encoded by the coding sequence ATGGCAGTATCTCTAAATGATATTAAAACAAAAATCGCCTCTACAAAAAATACGAGTCAAATCACTAATGCCATGCAAATGGTATCAGCTGCTAAGCTAGGTCGCTCTGAAGAAGCTGCTCGCAACTTCCAAGTTTATGCTCAGAAAGTTCGTAAACTCTTGACGGATATCCTTCATGGCAATGGAGCTGGTAGTTCAACTAATCCGATGTTGATTAGTCGTCCAGTTAAGAAGACAGGCTATATCGTCATTACTTCAGACCGTGGTTTGGTTGGAGGTTATAATTCCTCTATTCTGAAAGCCGTTATGGAGTTGAAGGAAGAATACCATCCAGACGGTAAAGGTTTTGAAATGATCTGTATTGGTGGAATGGGAGCTGATTTCTTTAAAGCTCGCGGTATTCAACCACTCTATGAACTACGTGGCTTGGCAGACCAACCAAGCTTTGATGAAGTTCGTAAGATTATTTCAAAAACTGTTGAAATGTACCAAAATGAACTTTTTGATGAACTCTATGTCTGCTACAACCACCATGTCAATACGCTCACCAGTCAAATGCGTGTGGAACAAATGCTTCCGATTGTTGACTTGGATCCCAATGAAGCAGATGAAGACTACAGCTTGACTTTTGAATTGGAGACAAGCCGAGAAGAAATTTTGGAACAGTTATTGCCCCAGTTTGCAGAAAGTATGATTTACGGCGCTATTATTGATGCCAAGACAGCTGAAAATGCTGCTGGTATGACAGCCATGCAAACAGCAACAGATAATGCTAAGAAAGTCATTAATGATTTGACAATTCAGTATAACCGTGCCAGACAGGCGGCGATTACACAAGAAATTACAGAAATCGTAGCAGGAGCTAGTGCCTTAGAATAA
- the atpD gene encoding F0F1 ATP synthase subunit beta — MSSGKIAQVIGPVVDVLFAAGETLPEINNALVVYKNDERKTKIVLEVALELGDGMIRTIAMESTDGLTRGMEVLDTGRPISVPVGKETLGRVFNVLGDTIDLEAPFAEDAERQPIHKKAPTFDELSTSSEILETGIKVIDLLAPYLKGGKVGLFGGAGVGKTVLIQELIHNIAQEHGGISVFTGVGERTREGNDLYWEMKESGVIEKTAMVFGQMNEPPGARMRVALTGLTIAEYFRDVEGQDVLLFIDNIFRFTQAGSEVSALLGRMPSAVGYQPTLATEMGQLQERITSTKKGSVTSIQAIYVPADDYTDPAPATAFAHLDSTTNLERKLVQLGIYPAVDPLASSSRALAPEIVGEEHYAVAAEVKRVLQRYHELQDIIAILGMDELSDEEKTLVARARRIQFFLSQNFNVAEQFTGQPGSYVPVTETVRGFKEILDGKYDNLPEDAFRGVGSIEDVIAKAEKMGF; from the coding sequence ATGAGTTCAGGTAAAATTGCTCAGGTTATCGGTCCCGTTGTAGACGTCTTGTTTGCAGCTGGGGAAACACTTCCTGAGATTAACAATGCACTTGTCGTCTACAAAAATGACGAAAGAAAAACAAAGATCGTCCTTGAAGTAGCCTTAGAGTTGGGAGATGGTATGATCCGTACTATCGCCATGGAATCAACAGATGGTTTGACTCGTGGCATGGAAGTATTGGACACAGGTCGTCCAATCTCTGTACCAGTAGGTAAAGAAACTTTGGGTCGTGTCTTCAACGTTTTGGGAGATACCATTGACTTGGAAGCTCCTTTTGCAGAAGATGCAGAGCGTCAGCCAATTCATAAAAAAGCCCCGACTTTTGATGAGTTGTCTACCTCTTCTGAAATCCTTGAAACAGGGATTAAAGTTATCGACCTTCTTGCCCCTTACCTAAAAGGTGGTAAGGTTGGACTTTTCGGTGGTGCCGGGGTTGGTAAAACCGTCTTAATCCAAGAATTGATTCACAACATTGCCCAAGAACACGGTGGTATCTCAGTATTTACTGGTGTTGGGGAACGTACTCGTGAGGGGAATGACCTTTACTGGGAAATGAAAGAATCAGGCGTTATTGAGAAAACAGCCATGGTATTTGGTCAGATGAATGAGCCACCAGGAGCACGTATGCGTGTTGCCCTTACTGGTTTGACAATCGCTGAATACTTCCGTGATGTAGAAGGTCAAGACGTTCTTCTCTTCATTGACAACATCTTCCGTTTCACTCAGGCTGGTTCAGAAGTATCTGCCCTTTTGGGTCGTATGCCATCAGCCGTTGGTTACCAACCAACACTGGCTACAGAAATGGGTCAATTGCAAGAACGTATCACATCAACTAAGAAGGGTTCTGTAACCTCTATCCAAGCTATCTATGTGCCAGCGGATGACTATACTGACCCTGCGCCAGCAACAGCCTTCGCTCACTTGGATTCAACAACAAACTTGGAACGTAAGTTGGTACAATTGGGTATTTATCCAGCCGTTGACCCACTTGCTTCAAGTTCACGTGCCTTGGCACCTGAAATCGTTGGAGAAGAGCACTATGCAGTTGCTGCTGAAGTAAAACGTGTCCTTCAACGTTACCATGAATTGCAAGATATCATTGCTATCCTTGGTATGGATGAGCTTTCTGATGAAGAAAAGACCTTAGTTGCTCGTGCCCGTCGTATCCAGTTCTTCTTGTCACAAAACTTTAACGTTGCGGAACAATTTACTGGCCAGCCTGGTTCTTATGTTCCAGTTACTGAAACTGTACGTGGCTTTAAGGAAATCCTTGATGGTAAATATGACAACTTGCCAGAAGATGCCTTCCGTGGTGTGGGTTCTATCGAAGATGTGATTGCAAAAGCTGAAAAAATGGGATTTTAA
- a CDS encoding peptidase U32 family protein encodes MTKTLKRPEVLSPAGTLEKLKVAVQYGADAVFIGGQAYGLRSRAGNFTFEQMEEGVQFAAKYGAKVYVAANMVMHEGNEEGAGEWFRKLRDIGIAAVIVSDPALIMIAATEAPGLEIHLSTQASATNYETLEFWKELGLTRVVLAREVSMEELAEIRKRTDVEIEAFVHGAMCISYSGRCTLSNHMSMRDANRGGCSQSCRWKYDLYDMPFGKERKSLKGEIPEEFSMSAVDMSMIDHIPDMIENGVDSLKIEGRMKSIHYVSTVTNCYKAAVDAYLESPEKFEAIKQDLIDEMWKVAQRELATGFYYGTPSENEQLFGARRKIPEYKFVAEVVSYDEATQTATIRQRNVINEGDQVEFYGPGFRHFETYVEDLHDAKGNKIDRAPNPMELLTIKVPQPVQAGDMVRALKEGLINLYKEDGTSVTVRA; translated from the coding sequence ATGACAAAAACTTTGAAACGTCCTGAGGTTCTATCACCTGCAGGAACACTAGAAAAACTAAAAGTGGCTGTTCAGTATGGAGCAGACGCTGTCTTTATCGGTGGTCAGGCCTATGGTCTACGCAGCCGTGCCGGAAACTTTACCTTTGAACAGATGGAAGAAGGCGTCCAGTTCGCTGCTAAGTACGGTGCTAAGGTTTATGTAGCTGCTAATATGGTCATGCACGAAGGAAACGAAGAGGGTGCCGGAGAATGGTTCCGTAAGTTGCGTGATATTGGGATTGCAGCGGTTATCGTGTCTGACCCAGCTTTAATCATGATTGCAGCAACAGAAGCACCAGGACTTGAAATCCACCTCTCTACCCAAGCCAGTGCCACTAACTATGAAACTCTTGAATTCTGGAAAGAACTTGGATTGACTCGCGTTGTTTTGGCGCGTGAGGTTTCTATGGAAGAATTGGCAGAAATTCGCAAACGTACAGACGTTGAGATTGAAGCCTTTGTACATGGTGCCATGTGTATTTCCTACTCAGGTCGCTGTACGCTTTCAAATCACATGAGTATGCGTGATGCTAACCGTGGTGGTTGCTCTCAATCTTGCCGTTGGAAGTACGATCTTTACGATATGCCATTTGGGAAAGAACGCAAGAGCTTGAAAGGTGAGATTCCAGAAGAATTTTCAATGTCAGCTGTTGACATGTCTATGATTGACCATATTCCAGATATGATTGAAAATGGTGTGGACAGTCTAAAAATCGAAGGACGCATGAAGTCTATTCACTATGTTTCAACAGTAACCAACTGCTACAAGGCAGCTGTTGATGCTTACCTAGAAAGTCCAGAGAAGTTTGAAGCTATTAAGCAAGACTTGATTGATGAGATGTGGAAGGTTGCCCAACGTGAATTAGCAACAGGTTTCTACTATGGTACACCATCTGAAAATGAGCAGTTGTTTGGTGCTCGTCGTAAAATCCCAGAGTACAAGTTTGTAGCTGAAGTTGTTTCTTATGATGAAGCGACGCAAACAGCAACCATTCGCCAACGGAACGTTATCAACGAAGGGGACCAAGTTGAATTTTATGGTCCAGGTTTCCGCCATTTTGAAACTTATGTCGAAGATTTGCACGATGCTAAAGGCAATAAAATCGATCGTGCTCCAAATCCAATGGAACTTTTAACCATCAAGGTTCCACAACCAGTACAAGCAGGTGACATGGTCCGTGCATTGAAAGAAGGTTTGATTAATCTTTACAAAGAAGATGGAACGAGCGTCACAGTTCGTGCTTAA
- the atpF gene encoding F0F1 ATP synthase subunit B, producing MHVTVGELIGNFILIAGSFILLLVLIKKFAWSNITSIFEERAEKIATDIDSAEQARQKAEALAQKREDELSGSRKEAKTIIENAKETAEQSKANILADAKLEAGRLKEKANQEIAQNKVEALQSVKDEVADLTVSLASKIISQNLDGYAHKELIDQYIDQLGEA from the coding sequence ATGCACGTTACAGTAGGTGAATTGATTGGTAACTTTATTTTAATTGCTGGCTCTTTTATTCTTTTGCTAGTCTTGATTAAAAAATTTGCATGGTCAAATATAACAAGTATTTTCGAGGAAAGAGCAGAGAAAATCGCTACTGATATTGACAGTGCTGAACAGGCACGCCAAAAAGCAGAAGCGTTGGCTCAGAAACGTGAAGATGAATTGTCAGGTAGTCGTAAAGAAGCCAAGACAATCATTGAAAATGCAAAGGAAACAGCTGAACAAAGTAAGGCAAATATCTTAGCAGATGCTAAACTAGAAGCAGGACGCTTAAAAGAAAAAGCAAACCAAGAAATTGCGCAAAACAAAGTTGAAGCTTTACAAAGCGTTAAGGATGAGGTAGCAGATTTGACAGTTAGTTTGGCTAGTAAAATCATCTCTCAAAACCTTGATGGCTATGCCCATAAAGAACTCATTGATCAGTATATCGATCAGTTAGGGGAAGCTTAA